From the genome of Nicotiana tabacum cultivar K326 chromosome 17, ASM71507v2, whole genome shotgun sequence:
CCTTTGTatgcagggccctcgattctttcgGATCCGAGGGCAGTTTTCCAATCTTCagatattttatatatttgtttctccagtcccaagttaggctcgtttAATTAATCTCGGCATGTCCTTCTTCCACTAGTTGTACGACTGCCCCCAGAGTTGAAATCGtcatcctcgaccgatgatcctaagttagcaagggcatcggcctcactgttttgatcctgaggtactgttgcaaagtccattctttgaacagatgtaatgttacctgcaacttatccaggtatcttttcattcgttcttctctgaccttgaacgtcccattaacttggttaacgatgaggagggagtcgcacttggcttcgatcacctctgcccctaagcttttggctagttcgagacctgcaatcatggcctcatattaggcctcgttgttagtcaatttcacagtcctaatagattgtcaaACTACATTGCCTGTTGGTGGCTTAAAgttggccacgaagtctgccaatatttgagatttaatggcggtccgggttgatattcaatatcgtacccgctgatctccacggcccatttggccaatcgtcccgagaACTCAGGTGTATGTATTATATTTtgcaatgggtaagtagtcacaacatATATATGATgtcattgaaaatatggtttcaacttcctagaggcacttagcaaagcgagtgccaatttttctaggtgagggtacctagtttcgacCTCACCTAGAGTCCTAcgaacatagtaaattggaaattgcgtagcTTGCTTTTGCTGGACCAGGACTCCACATACTGGtatctccgatactgccaagtacatgTATAGTTATTCGTCTGTCTTTGgcgtgtgaagcagtggtgggcttgatagatatcgcttgagttcctccaaggcccgttggcattccagggtccatgagaagttattcttcttattcttcaatagtgagaagaattagtggctcttatcggaggacctcgatgAATCTCCCTAGGGAGGCTATGCTCCCGGTTAATCTTTTCACAGCCTACATATTGTCCACaaccgtgatatcttcgatggctttgatcttgtcggggttgatctcgattccccggtgGGATACCATGAATCCGTGGAATTTACCTAACCCAACTCCAAACGCACATTTCTtcgggttcaacttcatattgtatttctccaatatgctgaaggtttcctgcaaatgttttaaatggtcctctgctcgcagggacttaaccaacatatcgtcaatgtaaacctccattgattttcctatttgttcctcgaacatccggtttactagacGTTGGTAAGTGGCACTAGCATTTTTAACTCGAATGACATCATGTTATAGCAGTATGTTCCGTATTTAGTGATAGAGGAGGTTTGTTCCTGATTACCtgggttcatccgtatttggttgtacccggagtaggcatcgagaaaactgaggatctcgtggccgatcgtggcatcgatcatgtgatTGATGTTGGGTAAAGGGAAGtagtccttgggacatgccttattcaaatccttatagtctacacatattcttaatttattcccttttttagggactactactacgctCTCTagccaatccgggtatttaacctcccgaatagattctattttaaggagtttagatacctcatccttgatgaaagcatgtttgacctcggactgggatctcctcttctgcttgaccggatggaacttcgggtccatgcttagcttgtgagtggttatttccagcaggatccctgtcatatcatggtgggaccaagcgaaataatctatgttagctataagaaactgAATgcgttttttcctgagctcgggacttaacaccgtgcccaggtataccttccggtcgggtagatgctcgatcaatatgacatATTCTagctcctcgaccgttgatttagtggcatcggaatcatcgggggctaTAAAAGACTTGGAAATCCCgtaatcatcgtcttcatcaGTCCCATGTTTCTCCGGTTGGGTCGGGACTGGTGTCGGTAATTGCTATTTAGCTTCTTGCTTTGGGACCGAACTCGGCCCCTTTGTCGTTGCAAGTGCGGATATCAAAATCACCTCTTCGACCGCAAATATCTCTTTTGCGGTTGTTCTCTATAGATTGTTTTAAACCCACatagtgttgggaattttaacacttggtgtagagtcgagggcactgccctcatgttgtggatctatGGCCTCCCGAACAAAGCGGTGTACCccatgtctccttcgatcacataaaacttagcttcctggatggtcccgaTGATATTCACTGATAATGTTATCTcccccttagtggtttcacatgccacgTTGAATCCGTTTTGAACCCGGACTGCAGGCACGATTTAatcttgtagaccgagctgctccacgaccctcgatcgtatgatgttggccaagctacccgcatcgattaacacacgcttaacttgagatttatttatgagtttagatattactagtgcatcattatggggttgcacgatcCCTTCcgcatcctcgtcgttgaaaaacaaggttccttctagaatgtaatctcgagtccgtttttccctcgtgatggatactttggtgcgcttcaaCATCGGCCCCTGAGGGACAttgaccccaccgatgatcatgttaatgacgtgttgaggttcttccTATCCCTATTACTTAAATGATTCatggctcggtcgctcaagaattctcgaagatgcccgttgttgaatagtcgggctacttcctctctcaactaTAGGCAATCCTCTGTtctatggccatgagtgccgtgatatttacacatttggttaggatccctttgggttggatcgGATTGCAGAGGTCGAAGCCATTTGATGTCCTTGATGCATCTGATAGCTGATACAATGGTGGCAGCATCGACGTTAAAGTTGTACTCCGTTAACCTTCATGCTTCCTTAGGCCCGATAGGCCTGTCGAAACCGTTCATGCCTATGAGTCCCCGGTTACTTTGAcatcgatcacttctcctttcacttCTTATGGGATTTCTTCCAGATTTGTTACCTCTTCGATCCCAATTGTACGGTTGATAATGATCCCTGCTTGATCTTGGCTCACGATCAAAATCTTTCTTGGCTCTATCAACGGCTATGTCGGGATAAACGGACCCTGAAAGGACCCCAAGTTGATCATCTacgactctgatttttgattgatactggTTATGAACGTCGGCCAAGTAACGGCCGGATATTCTATTAGGTTTtgtttcaactgctgtgaagctactgagcttcgaacattgagtccctaggtgaaagcttgaacggcccaatcgtcctCAACCGGGGGTAAGTCCATTTtctccatttgaaatcgggacacaaaCTCTTtgagcatttcattatccctctattttattttgaagAGATCTGACTTCCTGGTTTCAACCTTGTTAGCTCCGGCATGTGTTTTTATGAAGGAATtcgcaagcatagcaaacgagtcaatagaattaggagatAGGTTATGTTACCATATCatggctccctttgacagggtctctccgaacttcttcaacaagacagactcgatcccatcatcctccaagtcattccctttgatggcacatatgtaggaggttacatgctcaATTGGGTCGGTCGTTCTGTTGTACTTAtgaatctcgggcatgcagaacttcttagggatcggctttggagccacgctcggaggaaaaggtttttgcacgaacttcttggaatccaggcctttcaatatcagCAGTGCTCCAGGGATTTGGttgaccctggaattgtaggtttccacttttttgtcactagctttgattttcttctcccctgattctaccAGTTTGgttagttcctcgagcatctttatgatctcggggttagtcccTGATTCGTTTTCATTCGACCTCTCTGTGACCGGTTCATCCCTGCGGGTGACTTCCCAAGACGGATTGAGTTCAATTCTGTTCGGTGCGCGGTTTtggttctgtaactgagctatcgccgcctgttgagcctgcaacatttcgaagaccACCCGTAGACTAATCCCGTCTACTCCAAtgtttttgtgtattttgagctACTAATCGAGTTCCACCATGGACACTATTCTCGGGGTCGGTAGGCAGATTTGTGttgatagccacatgtgaattataGTCAATTGGGTATGCGACCATAATTCCGATGGGATCAACGAGCGGTACCGCGTCACCGGGCGCTATGTCTTTATTTTCACCGTGATGACTAGACTCGTTGTCAACATGTAGAGGTGCagattgagagttcgacattttgagttttaacctgaaattagagacaattcaaagaacaagtgtaaagtagtgtgtgttatggagatttgtatcaaataaccactattatccttagccccacggtgggcgccaaactgtttacctcaaaatcggataacggTTGAATTTGTAAatagttttaaggatacgtagattAAGTTGACACAAAacgataaattagattgcaattgaaataaatgatggtaaagtaaatgcaaaccacacgaattgggtAATTTCAGTTTTGGAAGGTTGGCCACCCTCGAGCCTgattaccctcaaaatcggataacagtTGAATtagtaagtggttttaaggatacatagatTAAGTTAACACAAAATaataaattagattgcaattgaaataaatgatggtaaagtaaatgcaaaccacacgaattagGTAATTTCAGCCTTGGAAGATTAGCCACCCTCGAGCCGAATGTACTTCGATCGATATCAAGACAAAGAAGAATAAGAGCTTGAAGAGAATAAAGATGTATTGCTTTTGGGTTGCGTGTTACCATCTATTTTACAagtaatcagaccccctttatatagtaggggagtcatACATtaagtacaactctataaaaggtaaaaatcctctAATTAACTAATTGCCGATCTCTTATCGATACATGCCGATATCTCCGCCGTGATATTCGGTCGGTCACGGATATCACGACCTTCTGTTGGCCGAGCTTAACTACCTGACAACGTTCTTCGAAGTTAATCGAGGCTAGGGACCGATCCCGAATCACGACCCCGACATCCTCGAGGGCGGGCGTTATGGTACGGACTCCAAATTGATGAGATTTCTACCTCGATCTAAGTTCCCATGTTACCATATTTTGAGCTTGACTTATCATGTCGGAGACCGAGATGTACTATAAGACCGGTTTTATCCGTATACACTTACGAATTCAATAACTAAAACAAGTTATGAATTGAATgacaaatttaaaatttatagaCTTCAAATTCTGAAACCGGTTCTATCTGCGAGTGATGGTACTAGGAAAGTATGACTTGTCATCGTAATTCCTCCTCGGTCAGTGAATATAACTATAAAGCAAAAGTTCCGAGTTGGCAAAATTGGACACTTAAGTAGTTGAAAGATATACACAAATGGAACTTTATGGAGAATTTAGCATTCTAGTGACTGCAATCATGACAACAATCATGAGTTCCATTATTAGAAGGAAAACAAAGTTCTGAATTAACCTGCTGTTTGAATTAACCTGCTGTTGTGGGAATCATTCATTTATTTATCTCACTTTTTATTGTAACGATGTTCGAATTAATTTGCGTATATTtcaacttttgttatttttcaataTATGTAATAAATAACTTTGTCCATCCTCTCCGCAAATGGAATTTTCACTACTAAAAATTTGTGGCCGAAGTCggtcaatttttaattttttttttttaaattttcaagaaaccgaccaacttcgtctggattttcatttaaaataaattattattaatattaaaaaaaaactatCGAAATCAGTCATTTATTTTGGTCAGTCATTTTAAAAAATCGACCAATTTCAGTCGGTACagtagacctttttcttttaggCCGGGTGtagaatttaattgaccgactgAAATCGGTCAGTTGTgatcgaccgaagtcggtcgattAACTCTAATGACCTGATGATTTGCGACCGCTATGAATCAGTCGCTTTTTCGATTAATTTTTACCAATTACTGATCGATGTCGGTCAATTTTATtggtcaattttgaccgaattTTTAGTAGTGTTTATGAAGAATTAGCATTGTGGTGACAACGATCATGGAAACAATCATGAATTCCATTattggaagaaaaagaaattcTAAATGGGAGTTAATAACCTGCCGGTTTGTCGGAACCATtcattcatttattttatttttaatagtaaCGGTGTCGGAACCATtcattcatttattttatttttaatagtaaCGGTGTCCGAATTAGCTTGTACACTCTTTGACTCTGGTCTCTTATCCCTCACCATTATAAGTATCAAGTAGCTTGCATAACAATGATTGTTACAATCAATTATAATTTGAATTTAGAAAAATTACCCTAcaaagattttatttgttttatttaccGATCTATTGTGGTATAATTATCGTTCtcttatgaaaagaccattcaaCTAAAAGAACATTAGTCGTGAGCATTTTGGTTAAGATCAATTAAAATAGGAAATAGTTTCAAAATCTTAAATTGGTAAGTACATTTTTACTACTCCTTTGTGGCAATAAGTTTCCTAGCACAAGTACTCTATATAATGGTCGAGGGTTGAGATAAATATACGAGTGGCAGAGCTAAGTGTACTTAACGAGGTTCAATTGAATTTCCTCcattgaaaaataaaatcaaatatttttatgtGAATTATTGAATCCTTTTAATTGAATTTCCTCcattgaaaaataaaatcaaatattttttatttttatgtgaattaTTGAATCCTTTTAATGGTTAAGTGTATTCATTCACTGTACAAAATTTGCatttttttgttgaattttttaaataaaatttttgatTACGCCACTAGAATGTATAGTACTGTTTATGCATGCACCTAAgccaaataaacaaaagtaatgTGACATAATCTTAGCCATCCAAAATGAGACAAATTGGCTAACAATTAATTAATGACTGAATATGATCAAATCATCTCGCATTTTTCTTAAACCCATACAGAGTAATTCACCCATAAAAAAACTAAGTGTCAGAGGGCAGCAACCTACGAGAAATACttaactatattttatttttatacatCCAGAAATTTACCGATCGGATTAACTCGAATTCACACTGAGTACCCCACTAAGAAGTAAAGAGGGCCTgatttacaaaaatagccaattTTGTAACCTTATATTTAAAAATTGGCCAATCTTTAATTAGATCAATGGTCTTGTCGAAAGTGTTTACctaatttgaagtttgaaattcagTACCATGTGTCTAATTTTGAAAATGTGCCCAACTTACACAAACAAGACCACAAAGTTGGTCACCTTATAAACCCCTCTTTACCAAGAAATTCTCCATTTCTTAGGACACTGAATTAGATCTTGGCAAGGAAGAAGACATATTGATGAACTGAATACAATCATCAATTGCCTCAGCCCTATGAGAATCAATATTTGGAGTAACCAATGATTTAGAAATTGCTGCTTTTTCTGAGGAATTAGTAACTTTCCTACTATTTCTCCTACTTCCCCTTGAAGACATCATCTTCACAACTGCAACCATCTTTCCTCCAATGTGTTTGAAAAGTTTAATAGGAGATAATTCTGATCTACTTGGCATCTTGAAGCTACAAGTTGTTGTGGTACCTTTTGCTTTATTAGTAGTACCATCAACACTTTTTGTAGAGTTTTGCTTTTGAAACATGCTTGTTTTTGCATTCTTGGTCATGTCTGGCTTCACACATACTCCTTCACAACCTCTTGTCGACATCTCAAAATCCAAATTGAAGATAATTTAACGTGCTTACAAGTACGTGCAAGTGCAAGCTGATCCAGACACCACTATAATAAAACGAAAATAATTTAGTGTAGGAGGTGGGAAAAGTGATACTTAGGAGGTTTAAGGTGGAGAAGATTGTTGGAATTTGGAATGAAGAAAGAGGGTGAACATGTTTTATGCTTATATAGAAAACAAAGGGTAGAAAAAATAATGATGAAAATTGATGGAACAAAAAGGCTACTAGATAGGCCAAGGCTTTCACATTTTGGTGCATGTATAGGGCAAGACATACTATGGACAATGTTAGTGAATGTGAAAGTGACTTCTTACAACAGTGAAAGACAACTATATTAAGAGACTGCACAAAATTCTTCAAAGCTATTCACCACCCTGTAGCTCCAAAATTTTGATATATGCCAAACCTCATACCCTACCAAAAAAACTTGCTCCCACCAAATTTTGGTTTATACCAAACCAAGTCATTCAATATTACTAGAGTCACAAGTTTAAGTTATACTTCCTCCGTTCTAGTTTACGtgaacatattttcttttttgtccgttccaaaaagaatgacccctttctaaatttgaaagcaatttagcttaaacttacaattctacccttaatgagaggcttttataaccacacaaatactctgggcccctttttgacttgtttatgaccacaaatttcataagtcttcattttttcttagaCTATGTGTCCGgtcaaataagttcacataaattgaaacggagagagtaatACATATCATTTAACCACATGGTGCGTCTAGTTATAAAAGTTTATAAGCAAGATATAATTTACATGTAGATTCGGTGTAACATGAGTAAATTATTCGGGCCTACGTCTCATTTTTCTTTAATGTGAGAAGTTTTGTGAAGGGGTAGATCCATAAAAAAAATGCCAACTTCCTTCTAGTTCCATGTCTGTATTCACCAAAATTtactcctttctttttcttctccttttttgtcTCTTGTTAAAAAGAAAGTGAATTGACAGACAAGATGCTAATGGTTGCCATAAAATCTTGATATATCCCTATCACTATTAACCATCATAGATAAAATGGGGTTCAACATGATATACAGATTGGATACTCAAGTGTATGACTTAGCGATCAATGTAATGAGATATGACAATCATAGGAGATCAAGGTTCAACTACCTTTCGAGACAAAATATtaagtgatttttcttttttggtttgtTTATCTTAACTTTGGTGGGTAGAGTCATTCTGAAACCTATGTTGATGGAACCTGGTAAAATAGTTGAGGTGCGCTTGGACAATGCCATTGTTAGAAAAATGGACAGATAATATACATCGAAACACTGACAAGGATAAAAAAAAGACAGCCCGGTGTCCTAAGCTTCCGTTATGCGCGGGATTCGCAGAAAGGCCGGATCACaatggtctattgtacgcagtcttacccttcATTTCTGCAGCAGAGACACGGATGTTATTGTGATATTAGAGCAATTGTGAATGAAAGTTTTTGTCTACCTTTAGATCTTTTAAAGTTGTAAAATATGAGAAAGAATAGATTTCTCTAATTAGATTTTAGAGTCATCATTAAAGATTCTACCACCAAATTTCCAACTAATTGAAAAACTAAAATACAACTGCTAGTAGCGGCTAGTGTTGTAACCTTTAAGTGGTAGGCACAATAGAGCATCATGGCCTTAATATAAACAAATGCAAGAAAAGATTGGTCTAATCCATCTAATATCTTTACAAAACTGAATCTTACAATTAAATATATACTGACAAAAGTGAAGTGAAATGGTGCCATGGGGTCAAACTAGAAAAATACATTAAGGAAACTTGATGGAAAAAGATATACTCAATAAGAATGGAAAAAGGGCACCAAGAAAGAGACAGAAAGAATGAGGCTTCAATCAAAGAAAGGATCATCTTATCACTTTTCCCCCCGAATTCAACTTTTACATATTGATAGTGCAAACGAATTTTCATAGCATTTCTTCACGTAcaaaataattatagataattgTCACATCTCCCGATGAGCGGGGAAGTATACATAACAACTATTCTTAGGGCTGCtatttaaagattagtcaatatttattttgttccaaaaatttaaactaaaaaatcttAATTTCAAGACAATTTAACACATTTGTGTCCtgaaaaaattaaacaaaaaaatataaattcagAACACGataactaatttttaaatagtAGTGCTTTAGAGTGACTACTTGGTGTCATTTCTACCGAAAGAGTGTATACCATTTGACAGTTTTTGGAGAGGGTATTGACACTTGCATTTTCTTGCTCGCAAATTTCTAATTTATTTAGACACTGATTTGTATGAGAATACAGGGGATCTTGGTGGTTTCAAGCCTCATAATTACAAATTCTGCACTACCTTGTTCACTTTAGTCCTAAAGTTTTTTGCTTTCTCATTTCAGATGACTTgttaaattcaattccttttttaGCCAAGGAAATATTTGCTTTGAGGTATTCTTAAAAGCTGTCAATTATTTACTGAATTGACTTTTACTAAGTTGAGAATCTTACACACCATTTTCCTCCATGTTTTATATTGTTCCATTACTCAATTTTCTTCTTGAAAGTTCTCTTTTTAACGAtactattatgtttaaaattgTAGTCCTATAAAAGTCTCTTGTATATAATTATCTCTTTAATAAGCCAGTATCTTGAATCTGTATCTGAGATTGATTTCTATTACCTTAGCAATTTATTTATACGTTTTTTGA
Proteins encoded in this window:
- the LOC107810496 gene encoding josephin-like protein encodes the protein MSTRGCEGVCVKPDMTKNAKTSMFQKQNSTKSVDGTTNKAKGTTTTCSFKMPSRSELSPIKLFKHIGGKMVAVVKMMSSRGSRRNSRKVTNSSEKAAISKSLVTPNIDSHRAEAIDDCIQFINMSSSLPRSNSVS